In one Hippocampus zosterae strain Florida chromosome 10, ASM2543408v3, whole genome shotgun sequence genomic region, the following are encoded:
- the dynll2a gene encoding dynein, light chain, LC8-type 2a, with product MTDRKAVIKNADMSEDMQQDAVDCATQAMEKYNIEKDIAAYIKKEFDKKYNPTWHCIVGRNFGSYVTHETKHFIYFYLGQVAILLFKSG from the exons ATGACTGACAGGAAGGCCGTCATCAAGAACGCAGACATGTCGGAGGACATGCAGCAGGACGCCGTGGACTGCGCCACGCAGGCCATGGAGAAGTACAACATCGAGAAGGACATTGCAGCCTACATCAAGAAG GAATTTGACAAGAAGTATAACCCCACTTGGCACTGCATCGTGGGTCGAAACTTCGGCAGCTACGTGACACACGAGACCAAACATTTCATCTACTTCTACTTAGGCCAAGTCGCCATCTTGCTCTTCAAGTCGGGCTGA
- the srsf1a gene encoding serine/arginine-rich splicing factor 1A: MSGVVRGPAGNNDCRIYVGNLPPDIRTKDVEEVFYKYGNIRDIDLKNRRGGPPFAFIEFEDPRDAGDAVYGRDGYDYDGYRLRVEFPRSGRGSRGSSLGGSGGAAPRGRYGPPSRRSEYRVVVSGLPQSGSWQDLKDHMREAGDVCYADVYRDGTGVVEFVRKEDMTYAVRKLDNSKFRSHEGETAYVRVKLDGPRSPSYGRSRSRSRGSQSRSRSRTPSRSRSRSRSNSRGRGRASPRYSPRHSCSRSRSRS, from the exons ATGTCTGGCGTCGTGCGAGGGCCGGCGGGGAATAACGATTGCCGAATTTACGTGGGCAACCTCCCGCCCGATATCCGCACCAAAGACGTGGAGGAAGTCTTCTACAAGTACGGCAACATTCGAGACATCGACCTAAAAAACCGCAGAGGAGGACCGCCGTTCGCCTTTATTGAGTTCGAAGACCCAAG GGATGCTGGGGATGCCGTTTACGGCCGGGATGGATACGACTACGATGGCTACCGGCTGCGCGTTGAGTTCCCCCGGAGCGGGAGGGGCTCCAGAGGCAGCAGTTTGGGCGGTAGCGGAGGCGCAGCCCCGAGAGGCCGGTATGGGCCCCCATCCAGACGCTCCGAGTATCGGGTGGTTGTGTCCG gACTCCCTCAGAGCGGCAGCTGGCAGGACCTGAAGGACCACATGCGCGAGGCCGGCGACGTGTGCTATGCCGACGTGTACCGAGACGGGACCGGTGTTGTAGAGTTTGTGCGCAAGGAAGACATGACCTATGCCGTCCGAAAGCTGGACAACTCCAAATTCCGTTCGCACGAG GGAGAGACGGCATACGTTCGCGTGAAATTAGACGGTCCCCGCAGCCCGAGTTACGGACGATCCCGCTCCCGCAGCCGCGGCAGCCAGAGCAGGAGCCGCAGTCGCACCCCCAGCCGCAGCAGGAGCCGGAGCCGCAGCAACTCCAGAGGACGCGGACGGGCGTCGCCACGCTACTCGCCGCGACACAGCTGCTCTCGATCACGATCGCGCTCCTAG